From Chlamydiifrater volucris, one genomic window encodes:
- a CDS encoding AURKAIP1/COX24 domain-containing protein, translating to MSSVKKKRKCKIAKHKRKKRRRRDRHKNK from the coding sequence ATGTCTTCTGTAAAGAAAAAACGAAAGTGTAAAATAGCCAAGCATAAGCGCAAGAAACGCAGACGAAGAGACCGGCATAAGAACAAGTAG